Proteins from a single region of Gambusia affinis linkage group LG12, SWU_Gaff_1.0, whole genome shotgun sequence:
- the LOC122841398 gene encoding uncharacterized protein KIAA0040 homolog produces MEGEFHSAQDFFNWLWTLAVDKHDQGVYNTICLVVLLTLPLLVFLTAVVVCCCGCCCRHDGSCCCCGGSSRSAGKKKNNSFNNVDLWISVQTGPTTPDRVATGMV; encoded by the coding sequence ATGGAAGGGGAGTTTCATAGTGCCCAGGATTTTTTCAACTGGCTGTGGACCTTGGCTGTGGACAAACACGACCAGGGGGTCTACAACACCATCTGCCTGGTCGTCCTGCTGACGCTTCCTCTGCTAGTCTTCCTCACCGCTGTAGTGGTgtgctgctgcggctgctgctgtCGCCATGacggcagctgctgctgctgcggagGCTCTTCGAGGTCGgcagggaaaaagaaaaataattcattcaaCAACGTGGACTTGTGGATATCTGTACAGACCGGACCGACGACTCCTGATCGGGTCGCTACGGGAATGGTGTAA